The following are from one region of the Kwoniella dendrophila CBS 6074 chromosome 6, complete sequence genome:
- a CDS encoding heat shock protein 60, mitochondrial: MNFLRSRSALPRPARLLQSTTTSTITKRGYASKDVVFGNDARQGMLKGVDILAKAVSATLGPKGRTVIIGQSFGGPKITKDGVSVAKAITLKDPVENLGARLVQDVASKTNDTAGDGTTTATVLARAIYSEGVKNVAAGCNPMDLRRGAQKAVDRVLEVLEQNKRVITTSEEIAQVATISANGDTHVGAIIAQAMEKVGKEGVITVKEGRTIEDEIEITEGMRFDRGFLSPYLITDAKNQRVELEKPFVLLSEKKISALQDILPSLEIAAQTRRPLLIIAEDVDGEALAAIILNKLRGQLQVAAVKAPGFGDNRKSILGDIAILTGGTVFSDELDVKLDKATPDLFGSTGSVTITKEDTIILNGEGDKSNIQARCEQIRGVINDQTTSDYDRTKLQERLAKLGGGVAVIKVGGTSEVEVGEKKDRYDDALNATRAAVEEGIVPGGGTALLKASIQLDSLNVDNFDQKLGVSMIRQAIRRPVRTIVENAGEEGSVVVGKLLSEEFSTQDKFNWGYDAATSQYRDMISAGILDPLKVVRTALVDASGVASLLTTSEACVVDAEEKAPPPGMGMGGMGGMGGMGGMM, encoded by the exons atgaacttccttagatcaagatcagctttACCTAGACCAGCTAGATTATTACAATCTACTACTACATCTACTATAACAAAAAGAGGTTATGCTTCAAAAGATGTTGTTTTTGGAAATGATGCTAGACAAGGAATGTTAAAAGGTGTAgatattttagctaaagctgttAGTGCTACACTTGGTCCAAAAGGAAGAACCGTCATTATTG GTCAAAGTTTCGGTGGACCAAAAATCACAAAAGATGGTGTATCAGTAGCTAAAGCTATTACACTTAAAGATCCAGTAGAAAACCTTGGTGCTCG TCTCGTTCAGGATGTCGCTTCAAAGACCAACGATACCGCTGGTGATGGTACAACTACCGCTACTGTTCTCGCTAGAGCTATTTACTCTGAAGGTGTAAAGAACGTTGCTGCCGGTTGTAACCCAATGGATCTTAGACGAGGTGCTCAAAAAGCCGTTGACAGAGTTCTTGAAGTTCTCGAACAAAACAAACGAGTTATCACTACCAGTGAAGAGATCGCTCAA GTCGCTACTATCTCAGCTAACGGTGATACCCACGTTGGTGCTATCATTGCTCAAGCTATggaaaaagttggtaaagaaggtgttaTTACCGTTAAAGAAGGCCGAACcatagaagatgaaattgagatCACTGAGGGTATGAGATTCGACCGAGGTTTCCTTTCCCCATATTTAATCACCGATGCCAAAAACCAACGAGTCGAATTAGAAAAACCATTTGTGTTATtatctgaaaagaaaatttcagctttacaagatattttaccatcattaGAAATTGCCGCTCAAACTAGAAGACCATTATTGATTATCGCTGAAGATGTTGACGGAGAAGCTTTAGCCGCTATTATCTTAAACAAACTTAGAGGTCAACTACAAGTTGCTGCAGTTAAAGCTCCAGGTTTCGGTGATaacagaaaatcaattttaggtgatatCGCCATATTAACAGGTGGTACTGTTTTCTcagatgaattggatgttaaattagataaagctaCACCAGATTTATTCGGTTCAACAGGTTCAGTCACAATAACCAAAGAAGATACGATCATCttaaatggtgaaggtgataaatcaaatatccaAGCTAGATGTGAACAGATCAGAGGTGTGATTAATGATCAAACAACAAGTGATTATGACAGAACTAAAttacaagaaagattagctaaattaggtggtggtgttgcCGTTATTAAAGTTGGTGGTACATCTGAGGTTGAAGttggtgaaaagaaagatagatatgatgatgctttGAATGCTACTCGAGCagctgtagaagaaggtattgtACCTGGAGGTGGTACAGCTTTATTAAAAGCatcaattcaacttgattcaTTGAATGTTGACAACtttgatcaaaaattagGTGTATCAATGATTAGACAAGCAATTAGAAGACCAGTTAGAACTATAGTTGAAaatgcaggtgaagaaggttcagtCGTTGTTGGaaaattattatctgaagaatttTCAACAcaagataaattcaattggGGATATGATGCAGCAACATCACAATATAGAGATATGATCTCTGCTGGTATTTTAGATCCTTTGAAAGTCGTTAGAACTGCTTTAGTTGATGCTTCAGGTGTAGCAAGTTTATTAACTACTTCAGAAGCTTgtgttgttgatgctgaagaaaaagctcCACCTCCaggtatgggtatgggtgGTATGGGAGGTATGGGAGGTATGGGTGGAATGATGTGA